Proteins co-encoded in one Rhopalosiphum maidis isolate BTI-1 chromosome 2, ASM367621v3, whole genome shotgun sequence genomic window:
- the LOC113551844 gene encoding histidine-rich glycoprotein-like yields the protein MNRLSIVLVIALVGYSLGTPYPGYGGNSHGQQSHGGHSGEYQESGHHGGYQEGGHHGGHQESGHHGGHQESGHHGEHQESGHHGGHQESSHHGGHHESSHHGGHHESNHHGEHGHQQHHGGYGHGSHGSYHGSPYGHGSGSHGNHGSHHHGHGGGHY from the exons ATGAACCGTCTG TCAATTGTATTGGTTATCGCATTGGTCGGTTACTCACTGGGTACACCGTACCCAGGATACGGTGGAAATTCACACGGACAACAAAGTCACGGTGGACACAGTGGTGAATACCAAGAGAGCGGACACCACGGTGGATACCAAGAGGGCGGCCACCACGGTGGACACCAAGAGAGCGGCCATCACGGTGGACACCAAGAGAGTGGCCACCACGGTGAACACCAAGAGAGCGGCCACCACGGTGGACACCAAGAGAGCAGCCACCACGGTGGACACCATGAGAGCAGCCACCACGGTGGACACCATGAGAGCAACCACCACGGTGAACACGGACATCAGCAACATCATGGTGGTTATGGACACGGCAGTCACGGCTCATATCACGGCTCACCTTATGGTCACGGCAGCGGTAGTCATGGAAACCATGGTTCACATCATCACGGACACGGTGGCGGTCACTACTAA